The genomic region GAGAGCTGTTGCACCGCGCTTTATGGATCCACGGAAGGAGGGTGGCGACGGGCGGGCGACGTACGAACCGTCGAGGTCGTCGTGCACGAGGAAGATGATGACTTCACCAAAAGCAAAATGCCCTAAGTTTCAGGGTGGAGGACGATAAAACTGAGATGGGCGACGGATGGCTTGCTTTTGACCTGTGGTCGTGGGCAACGAGGAGGAGGTGTGCTCGTGCGATGTTGATGTCGGCACGAGCGGCGAGGTCCATAGCATGACACTCGCGTCGATCTGGGGGCGGAGGTGGAGGTGAAAGAGGCACAAAAGATTCAGGCGTCTCCTTGACTACCGGCCGGTCGATCCACATTTAGGCGTGCGCTTCGCCGGTAACATCGCGGGGTGAGAGACGAGAGGAGCGTCGGGGTCAGGGGGCATCACTTGGGTGGGTGGGGCGATGGCGACGACGGCGGTGGCGTGGGCACATGCGAGCTAGGGTTTTTGGGTGAGAGAGGGTCGGAGGGAGGAAGGGGAAGCAGACGAGGGATCGGGGCTGGTGGGCGGGATCGGGGAGCGGGGCTGATGGATGGGATCGACGGTTGAGATCGCAAAATGGTAGAATGGACGGCTGAGATCGCAGAATGGCAGAATATAAAAAGGCAGGCTACTATTgctaacttaataagtagtagagatttagcTAGTATGCTCTAATTAGTCATATCTGTCGAACGGACCCAGAGTAGGGACACTGACGCCCATTCATGTTTCCATTGAGTATTTCCAAAATCAGCTGAGAATCGAATAAAGTGTCTATCAAATTCTTCAGAATCCACTGCCACTGCAGTGGTTCGATGCGGAAGAAAAAGAGGATGCGGGTGTAGCAGCATCCCGGCATGATTGATGCCCCTGCAACATCCATCCTCGGAAAACCATCCAACCACATTTCGGCCTAGGGAAAGCACGCCGCACTCGATCCGGCCGCCTCGGGCCTCGCCCCCCGCACCCGCCGCGCACCCGGCAGCCATTTCCCGGGCATTTGTCTCTCCTTGTCGTCCGCCTCCCCATGACCGGATCCCTCCCTGGCCCCGCGCCCGCCGCATGGAGCACCTGCCCAAACCCCTACGGGGCCCACCCGTCATAGTCCCTCCTGGGCCATAAACCTCCCCCAACCCACCGTACTCTCAAGTCTCAACTACCCCCTTCAATTCCTCtgcgccgcgccgcgccgcgccgtTGCAGCAACAGAATCTAGCGCCCCCACCGCACGCATGGATCGCGCCACGCCGCGCGTTTGCGGCCGCCGCGGCGTATCCCAAGCGGCGGTGGAAGCTGCGCCGTCCTCCTCCCGCGCGCGCCGCCGCGATAAGGCGCCGGCCGTTGTCATGGACCTTGGCGACGACGACTGCGGCGGTGGCGGGGCCAGGAAGACGGTTGGTGGCGCTGCAGGTAGGTGCGAGGGATCCACGAAGGCTCCTTTGCCTCTGCTGCCGCCGATGATGGTGCCGGCGGGAGCGGTGGCGCTGCGGACACGATCGAGGAGGCGGGCGATGCTGGCGGCGGCAGTGGTGGAAGAGGCGccaacgaagaagaagaagaaggaaggagcgatcCCAGATGCCGCGGAGGCGCCCCGTGGCCACGGGAGCAAGGCCGCTGCTACCTCGATGGCGACGTCGAGCCATAAGCGGCGCGCTGGGACCTCGAGGTCGACGTCGAGAGATAAGCGGCGCGCGCGCTCGGGACGTGCCTCGGAGCCAGCTCGCGTGGGCCGCGCGCGCAAGCGCAAAAGGAACGAGTTGGAGGCCCCCGCTCGGAGAGAACGTGTGAAGGCGCCATGTGTCAGTGAAAGTGATGACAACAGCGGGCGAGGCGATGACGCTTCTCATGACGGGGATGCGGAGCCTCGCGTCGGGGTCGCCATTGGCACTGATCTGGTTAACGGGGATCATCCGGCAGCTAAAGGTGAGGATCATATTAAGAGAAGAGTGCtgtgaatttgaatgatgacttggTCTCATGTAATGCAGAGGTAGTGGAAGGTGCTGGTGACGAGGACACAGGGGACGGAGGGAACAGTGGCCTGGCATCGACTGCTGATGTGTTTGCTGaggagatggcaccctttgaagatgACTACGATGATGAGATGTTGGAGGAGCAGCTTGTTGGAGATGTGATTCGTGCTTACAGTAATGGCAGAAACTTCGATTCAGATGGAGTGGATTGGGAGGCAGAGGATGAGATGGAGTTCAATGACGATGCTGACAATAGTGATTTTATGGATGATGCTGACGATAGTGATTTTATGGATGATGCTTATGAAGGTGGCAATTCCAAACCAATTCAAAATCATGCTAAGTTGGAAATACAAGACTGGGTGAACCAGAAAGTTGTTTTGAGTGGAGGGAGGTGTGAGGCGAGGGGCGAGGGGGATCTGGAGGAAGAATTGGATGTGGGAAAGGAAGCAGATGaggaggacgtggaaccaaagagTGAAGCGGCTCCAGGTTCTGATAAAAGGGTCTTGCAGTTAGAAATCCTAGGTTCCGATGAGGAAATCAAGGTGCTTGAAAATATGAGTAGTGCCCCATCCAGGAAGGCGTCAGTTCAATCGAAGTTACCAACTATTCCATCTTGTGTTGCATGGAGAACCCGATCATCATGGGGGGTAAATCAAGATAGACTATCGTACGATACATATTTTGAGGAATTATCTGATGAGCCAAAAGAGGATGATGATGATAcagaggtggaacttgatgaagTTGAGGATGACAACAATGACGATGACAGTAGTGATGCTTATGATAAAGATGACGAAGAGaaggaggaagaggaagaagAGGCTGAAAGAAGAAAACTTAATAACAGGATTTGCACATCCGATGAAGACATGATCAATATTACTGTTCCTACATCAAGATATGATATGTTTAAGAAAAAAAATTCCTCAAGATATGATATTGAGTGGGTGGAGGATGAAGATGCAAGTGTTGATATGTTACAGCCAGTTTCCTTTAAGAAAGATAGCAGCTGGAAGCCTGTGGCTGTTGGCAACGACACATTTACTGAGCAACAAAAGCGATCACGATTTACTTGGGAGCTTGAGAGGAGGAAAAAGCTTAAGCTTGAGATGAAGACAAATCCTTTGCATGAGCGGGATTTGGACTCAGATCCGAACTCATCAGGTTCTGACCAGATCAGAAAGTATGGTTTCAAAAGTGATGGGAGTCATAAAGTTGATAGGAAAAAGAAGCATACATCGCCCAAATCGGGCAAGAAACCCAGCAGCGCAATCATACTAAAGCGGCAGTCTCTTTTGAAGCTTTTGGTAGATAAAATGAGTGGTGATAAAAGTTTAGCATCTTTTCCATTTGATCAGAATCCTCAGCTTCAGTTTATTTTCAAAGAAATGCATCCATTGGTATTTTCATTTGGAGATGAAGATCTAGTAGCAGCTGACAGGCCAGAGCAAGATGTTGGATTGGATATGTTATGGGCTGACTTTGACTTTGCTTTAGAGTCTGAGAATATCGGTACTTATTATGATGATGAGGTACATTCAGTACTGGTTTTCATTTTATTTTTATCTATCAAAACACATGCAGGTATAAATATGTGTGGTTTATTTATTTGAACACTTActctacaactagaactatggtAAAATTAACAATGTCCAACTGGAGATGCACTACCATGTTATTCTCAGCAAAAAGTTTGTCAATGGCGACAAACGCAAAAAGTTTGATGAAACAATCTCGATCAAACCAAAAAACTCTCATTATTCACCATCTGGCACAAGGGCAAAGATGCAGGAGATGCCCCTTGCTCTGGCCAAACCCCAATCATGCAACTCCTCTCTAGGGAGCAGAACTCCAGCTATTTTTGGAGATGCACCATCAAACACATATCAGCTTTGTCATTTCCAAATTGCCCATGCTCCAAGGGTGATGATCGAATTAAGCCCATTTTGTTCCTCACCATTTTTTTCAATGGACCTTGTGAAACCTAACCATCAACCCTTGCTTCTCCCCTTGCCGATCATTCATCAAAGGAAACATCATCTATATTTGGAGGACCTGCAGGCTGCAGCAGTCTAAACCAGAATTCTAATGCAAAAACACACAATGTGAGCAGGTGATTGATCATCTCAGCTTGATCACAAAGAGCACAGCAGGTAGGGTGCAGAAGACTCATCATGCATGCTGATCGGCAGTCCATTATCTATTATGAGTAAGTAACCACAAAAGAACCAACACTTCCTGGGGCCCAAGATTTTCAAATTCTTTCCCAAGGCCCAAGAGGACAGAACCATGAAATAAACCCTTATCAACAGACTTGCCTCAATCATCTACATCTATCGTTAACATAACTAACAAGAGAAGAAATAAACCATTTGAGCTCACTTTGATAGTACAACACTTCTGTGAACAATATGTGCATGTGAAATGTAGCCTCGTTTTCTCATAATGCATATATCTGTGGTGTTTGTCAAGGGCCTCACACTGCTGTAGTGTCCATAAAGAAAGCACAGGAATCAACAATCCTTCTTCGGGAACACTATTGAAGCTAGAACCCAGAAATGTACAGAAAAAACTATTAGGGCATGGAAAGCATTCTTTCTGCATTTTCTTCAGTTTGATCTGGCTCTATTGTTTCTCAGATCATGTCTACGTCATGGTAGTTTTTTTTCTCGAATGCGCAGGAGAGatgcgcatcattatattaagaagagatgaAAAGGTCCAAAATAGACCAGCACAAGATAGTACAAAAGGCCCTTTATGGCGGCCAAAAAGTAAGATACAGAAAATGATCCATTAAATCAATCCTACTATAAATCCGACCGAAGAGGGGCAGCAAGGTAGTTTGCAGCTAATGTGCAGGAAACGTCGTTTCCCAGAATAGAGTAACTTTGTAAACATTAGAAATGTTTTTTTAGGTCAAGAAATCTAGTTCACTTAAAGGAGTTACTATAGAATAGTTTATAACCATAACTTTAAGGGGCAATTCAGATAGCCTCAGAAGGTCAAGAAAACTTTATTATAGCCTGTGTGAATGTTTAGACAAAAAGGAAGCAGAAATGATTGTTCTTTGTCAAAAGTTTCATCATCAGTGTGTTTCATTTAATGATTTCCTTTTGTCCCAACATTAATGACTTAGTTACatgttgtttttgcgaattaaatTTTCTAACTTGACGACGTTACTCAAACATATGTAGTATTCTGCATATCTGATACCACAGGTTGGTTCCTACTCTTAATTCGGCAATCAACATAAATAGTTTCATCTTTTAGAAACTAGACACCCTTACTGCTTTCATGTAAAAGTTATATAGCATTTCAAGGTCGTGCGTCCATGATATACTACTCGATTTTTAATGTTTATTTTCTTAAATGCAAGAGTTTGTACCATTGTAGATACTTTGATTTGCCACTGTGAGAATGACTAAATGAACTTATTAGCTTATGTTGTATTGTAGTGTCAAGAAGGCAATCAACTAGATTTTTCTCTTGCCCCAGTAACACCCTGTTCTCGTGGGAAGCATGAATTTGTTATTGATGATCAAATAGGGATCAGATGCAAATACTGTTCCTTGGTAAACCTGGAGATCAAATTCATGTTTCCATCACTGGTAAGCTTTATTATGGTCATAAATCATGACATCTATTCTACAGTATAAGCTTTTAAATTTggtcatttaagtcatcattttcTTTTAGGTGTCAGTGTTTGCCGAGAAATCAGCATGGCCAAATGACAAAGGCGTGAAAAATACACTGATGTTTCATGATCTTTATGAACAAGGAGTCAATGACACTGAACAATCTCAAGATATTCATCAATATGGAACGGTGTGGAATCTTATTCCAGGGGTCATCAGTACTATGTATGAGCATCAGCGTGAAGCATTTGAATTTATGTGGACAAATTTAGTTGGTGATATTAGACTTGATGAGATAAAGCATGGAGCAAAACCTGATGTTGTTGGTGGATGTGTTATCTGTCATGCTCCTGGAACAGGAAAGACACGATTAGCTATTGTGTTTATCCAGACATACATGAAGGTGTTTCCAGACTGTCGGCCAGTGATTATTGCACCACGTGGTATGCTCTTTGCTTGGGATGAGGAATTTAAGAAATGGAATGTTGATGTTCCTTTTCATATACTAAACACAACTGATTACACTGGAAAAGAGGATCGGGAGATATGCAAGTTAATAAAGAAAGAACATAGGACAGAAAAGTTGACAAGACTAGTCAAACTGCTTTCATGGAACAAAGGTCATGGTATTCTTGGAATAAGTTATGGTCTGTACACAAAACTGACCTCTGAAAAACCTGGCTGCACAGAAGAAAACAAAGTAAGAAGCATTCTTCTTGATAACCCTGGCTTACTTGTTCTTGATGAAGGACATACACCTAGGAATGAACGCAGTGTTATGTGGAAAACTCTAGGAAATGTGAAAACTGAGAAGCGTATAATTTTATCCGGAACTCCTTTTCAGAACAATTTTCTTGAGCTTTACAACATTCTTTGTCTGGTAAGGCCTAGATTTGGTGAAATGTTTTTGACGAAGTCAAGAGTAGGTCGAAGACATTATGTCTCAAAAAAGCAAAAGGATAAGTTTTCTGATAAATATGAAAAGGGTGTTTGGGCATCACTGACTAGCAATGTAACTGATGATAATGCGGAAAAAGTAAGATCAATATTGAAACCATTTGTTCATATACATAATGGCAATATTCTTCGAACTCTTCCAGGACTCAGGGAGAGTGTAATTATTCTGAAGCCTCTTCCCCTTCAAAAGAGTATCATTAAAAAGGTGGAAAACATTGGTTCTGGTAACAACTTCGAACATGAATATGTCATTTCTTTAGCTTCTACACACCCTTCCCTTGTAACCGCCATTAACATGTCTGAG from Zea mays cultivar B73 chromosome 6, Zm-B73-REFERENCE-NAM-5.0, whole genome shotgun sequence harbors:
- the LOC103630322 gene encoding SNF2 domain-containing protein CLASSY 4, with protein sequence MDRATPRVCGRRGVSQAAVEAAPSSSRARRRDKAPAVVMDLGDDDCGGGGARKTVGGAAGRCEGSTKAPLPLLPPMMVPAGAVALRTRSRRRAMLAAAVVEEAPTKKKKKEGAIPDAAEAPRGHGSKAAATSMATSSHKRRAGTSRSTSRDKRRARSGRASEPARVGRARKRKRNELEAPARRERVKAPCVSESDDNSGRGDDASHDGDAEPRVGVAIGTDLVNGDHPAAKEVVEGAGDEDTGDGGNSGLASTADVFAEEMAPFEDDYDDEMLEEQLVGDVIRAYSNGRNFDSDGVDWEAEDEMEFNDDADNSDFMDDADDSDFMDDAYEGGNSKPIQNHAKLEIQDWVNQKVVLSGGRCEARGEGDLEEELDVGKEADEEDVEPKSEAAPGSDKRVLQLEILGSDEEIKVLENMSSAPSRKASVQSKLPTIPSCVAWRTRSSWGVNQDRLSYDTYFEELSDEPKEDDDDTEVELDEVEDDNNDDDSSDAYDKDDEEKEEEEEEAERRKLNNRICTSDEDMINITVPTSRYDMFKKKNSSRYDIEWVEDEDASVDMLQPVSFKKDSSWKPVAVGNDTFTEQQKRSRFTWELERRKKLKLEMKTNPLHERDLDSDPNSSGSDQIRKYGFKSDGSHKVDRKKKHTSPKSGKKPSSAIILKRQSLLKLLVDKMSGDKSLASFPFDQNPQLQFIFKEMHPLVFSFGDEDLVAADRPEQDVGLDMLWADFDFALESENIGTYYDDECQEGNQLDFSLAPVTPCSRGKHEFVIDDQIGIRCKYCSLVNLEIKFMFPSLVSVFAEKSAWPNDKGVKNTLMFHDLYEQGVNDTEQSQDIHQYGTVWNLIPGVISTMYEHQREAFEFMWTNLVGDIRLDEIKHGAKPDVVGGCVICHAPGTGKTRLAIVFIQTYMKVFPDCRPVIIAPRGMLFAWDEEFKKWNVDVPFHILNTTDYTGKEDREICKLIKKEHRTEKLTRLVKLLSWNKGHGILGISYGLYTKLTSEKPGCTEENKVRSILLDNPGLLVLDEGHTPRNERSVMWKTLGNVKTEKRIILSGTPFQNNFLELYNILCLVRPRFGEMFLTKSRVGRRHYVSKKQKDKFSDKYEKGVWASLTSNVTDDNAEKVRSILKPFVHIHNGNILRTLPGLRESVIILKPLPLQKSIIKKVENIGSGNNFEHEYVISLASTHPSLVTAINMSEEEASLIDKPMLAKVRSNPYEGVKTRFVIEVVRLSEALREKVLIFSQFIQPLELIKEHLRKFFKWREGKEILQMDGKILPRYRQASIEAFNNPNNDSRVLLASTRACCEGISLTGASRIVLLDVVWNPAVGRQAISRAFRIGQKKFVYTYNLITYGTGEGDKYDRQAEKDHLSKLVFSTEDEFNNVRNMLSKAEMEHCSKFISEDKVLEEMTSHDQLKGMFLKIHYPPTESNIVYSYNQIATE